One region of Pseudomonas sp. B21-040 genomic DNA includes:
- a CDS encoding AGE family epimerase/isomerase produces the protein MDTFQPAFSSWLNAPAHQQWLAAEGLRLLAFAKASTLADGFGNLDEKGRLPANAYAETMNTARMTHSFAMAHIQGLAGFAELVDHGVRALSGPLRDAEHGGWFAVAHHRDGNTGKAAYLHAFVALAASSAVVAQRPGAQALLDDAINIIDTHFWSEEEGAMRESFNRDWREEEAYRGANSNMHATEAFLALADVTQDNRWLCRAQRIVERVIHGHAAANDYLVIEHFDRQWQPLREYNHDNPADGFRPYGTTPGHGFEWARLVLHLEAARVQAGMLTPGWLATDAQKLFDHNCRHGWDVDGLPGIVYTLDWDNRAVVRHRLHWTHCEASAAASALLKRTGDARYETWYRLFWEFCDSHFIDRCDGSWHHELDPQNRPSADIWAGKPDLYHAWQAVLIPRLPLAPSMATALGQLSQSAPV, from the coding sequence ATGGACACCTTCCAACCGGCGTTCAGCAGTTGGCTGAACGCGCCTGCCCATCAGCAATGGCTTGCAGCTGAAGGCCTGCGCCTGCTGGCGTTTGCCAAGGCTTCAACGCTTGCCGACGGCTTCGGCAATCTGGATGAAAAAGGCCGCCTGCCGGCCAACGCCTACGCCGAAACCATGAACACCGCCCGCATGACCCACAGCTTCGCCATGGCGCACATCCAGGGGCTTGCGGGGTTTGCGGAGTTGGTGGATCACGGCGTCCGCGCCCTCAGCGGGCCGCTGCGCGATGCCGAACACGGGGGCTGGTTTGCGGTCGCGCATCATCGCGACGGCAACACTGGTAAGGCCGCCTACCTGCACGCCTTTGTTGCGTTGGCCGCCAGTTCCGCCGTCGTCGCCCAGCGTCCCGGCGCACAAGCCTTGCTCGACGATGCAATCAATATCATCGACACGCATTTCTGGAGCGAGGAGGAGGGCGCGATGCGCGAATCCTTCAATCGCGACTGGCGTGAAGAGGAGGCCTATCGCGGTGCCAACAGCAACATGCACGCCACCGAAGCCTTCCTCGCACTGGCCGATGTCACCCAGGACAACCGCTGGCTGTGCCGTGCACAACGCATCGTCGAGCGCGTTATTCACGGTCATGCCGCGGCCAATGATTATCTGGTGATCGAGCATTTCGACCGTCAGTGGCAGCCGCTACGCGAGTACAACCACGACAACCCGGCCGACGGTTTTCGCCCCTACGGCACCACACCGGGCCACGGTTTTGAATGGGCGCGACTGGTGCTGCACCTTGAAGCGGCGCGGGTTCAGGCGGGAATGCTCACGCCAGGCTGGCTCGCCACCGACGCGCAAAAACTCTTCGACCACAACTGCCGTCACGGCTGGGATGTCGATGGGCTGCCCGGGATTGTCTACACCCTCGACTGGGACAATCGGGCGGTGGTTCGCCACCGTCTGCACTGGACCCATTGCGAAGCCAGTGCCGCCGCCAGTGCGTTGCTTAAACGCACCGGCGATGCGCGATACGAAACCTGGTACCGGCTATTCTGGGAATTCTGTGACAGTCATTTTATCGATCGTTGCGACGGCAGTTGGCACCATGAGCTGGATCCGCAAAACCGCCCAAGCGCTGATATCTGGGCCGGTAAACCCGACCTGTATCACGCCTGGCAAGCCGTATTGATTCCGCGTCTGCCTCTGGCGCCGAGCATGGCCACCGCTCTGGGGCAGTTATCACAGAGCGCTCCTGTGTAA
- a CDS encoding ATP-binding protein, producing the protein MATESLRKLAAKVPMPRSLLGRMLLLTLLAVLFAQTLSSVIWVSQLRATQLEGLVTSARSLAHSMTASVSYFRSLPVAFRPLVLDQLRSMGGTRFVVTLNDKPLGMDVLPITPRKEAVLKAVDEVLRQSLGQDTDISVTFVSPEDLRIFNGGLKLDELPRSWAHYALTLEPVNPPVLVTQIQMAPGEWLYIASLLPEPYTSLEEQGLPAQQVWFIVLTSGFLLLFIGLLVHWQSRPLKRLARAARDMSLGADVQSVAEGGGSEVVEVSRAFNAMRERISRYLTERSQLFSAISHDLRTPITRLRLRVELLEDEKLQAKFGRDLDELELLVKGALQCVKDTDIHENIEPVDLNHVLDCLVEPYLAPNGNGRVTQQGRALAAYPGKPLALKRCIGNLIDNALKYGQNAHLHIDDDDSAFVLHVDDEGPGVPEQRLEQVFEPHFRLAGQQQGYGLGLGIARNIAHSHGGEVSLQNLREGGLRVTLQLPRSVD; encoded by the coding sequence ATGGCCACTGAGTCTTTGCGCAAGCTTGCGGCCAAGGTGCCGATGCCGCGTTCGCTGCTGGGGCGGATGTTGCTGCTGACGTTGCTGGCGGTGTTGTTTGCGCAGACGTTGTCGAGCGTGATCTGGGTGTCGCAATTGCGCGCGACGCAGCTTGAAGGCCTGGTCACCAGTGCCCGCAGCCTGGCGCATTCGATGACGGCCAGCGTCAGTTATTTCCGCTCGCTGCCGGTCGCTTTCAGGCCGTTGGTGCTGGACCAATTGCGCAGTATGGGCGGCACCCGATTCGTGGTGACCCTCAACGACAAACCCTTGGGCATGGACGTGCTGCCGATCACCCCGCGCAAGGAAGCGGTGCTCAAAGCGGTGGACGAAGTGCTGCGCCAGTCACTGGGCCAGGACACCGACATTTCGGTGACCTTCGTCAGCCCCGAAGACCTGCGAATTTTCAACGGTGGCTTGAAGCTCGACGAATTGCCACGCTCATGGGCGCACTACGCCTTGACGCTGGAGCCGGTGAACCCGCCTGTGCTGGTTACGCAAATCCAGATGGCGCCGGGTGAATGGCTGTACATCGCCTCGCTGCTGCCCGAGCCCTACACCAGTCTTGAAGAGCAGGGGCTGCCGGCGCAGCAGGTCTGGTTCATTGTGCTCACCAGCGGTTTTCTGCTGCTGTTCATCGGTTTGCTGGTGCACTGGCAGAGCCGTCCGCTCAAACGCCTGGCCCGTGCCGCCCGGGACATGTCGCTGGGGGCCGACGTGCAATCGGTGGCTGAGGGCGGCGGCAGTGAAGTGGTCGAAGTGAGCCGTGCATTCAATGCCATGCGCGAACGCATCAGCCGGTACCTGACCGAGCGCAGCCAGTTGTTCAGTGCGATTTCCCATGACCTGCGTACGCCCATCACTCGCTTGCGCCTTCGCGTGGAATTGCTGGAAGACGAAAAGCTGCAAGCCAAGTTCGGACGGGATCTGGATGAGCTGGAGTTGCTGGTCAAAGGCGCGTTGCAATGCGTGAAAGACACCGACATTCACGAAAACATCGAACCGGTGGACCTCAACCATGTGCTTGATTGCCTGGTGGAGCCGTATCTGGCGCCCAATGGCAATGGTCGCGTGACTCAGCAGGGGCGGGCGCTGGCAGCGTACCCCGGCAAACCGTTGGCGCTTAAACGCTGCATTGGCAACCTGATCGACAACGCCTTGAAGTACGGACAAAACGCGCATTTGCACATCGATGATGACGACAGTGCGTTTGTTCTGCACGTCGATGACGAAGGGCCGGGCGTGCCCGAGCAACGGTTGGAACAGGTCTTCGAACCGCACTTCCGCCTGGCCGGGCAGCAGCAGGGGTATGGGCTGGGGCTGGGAATTGCGCGCAACATTGCGCATAGCCATGGTGGGGAAGTGAGCCTGCAAAACCTGCGTGAGGGTGGGTTGCGGGTGACACTTCAGTTACCGCGAAGTGTTGACTAG
- a CDS encoding response regulator, with the protein MSSVNKSILLVDDDQEIRELLDTYLTRAGFQVRTTPDGAGFRQALNEAPSDLVILDVMLPDEDGFSLCRWVRQHPRQAQVPIIMLTASSDEADRVIGLELGADDYLGKPFSPRELQARIKALLRRAQFGQERNGGEVLAFDDWRLDMVSHRLFHTDGEEVILSGADFALLKLFLDHPQEILDRDTIGNATRGRDLMPLDRIVDMAVSRLRQRLRDTEKPPRLIRTVRGSGYQLAANVIASNGH; encoded by the coding sequence GTGAGCTCAGTCAACAAGTCGATTTTGTTGGTCGATGACGATCAAGAGATACGCGAGTTGCTGGACACCTACCTGACCCGCGCCGGTTTCCAGGTCCGCACCACGCCCGATGGCGCCGGTTTTCGCCAGGCGCTGAACGAGGCGCCGAGCGATCTGGTGATCCTCGATGTGATGCTCCCGGACGAAGATGGCTTCAGCCTCTGCCGCTGGGTTCGCCAGCACCCGCGTCAGGCGCAAGTGCCGATCATCATGCTCACCGCCAGCTCCGACGAAGCCGACCGGGTCATTGGCCTGGAGCTGGGTGCTGACGATTACCTTGGCAAACCGTTCAGCCCACGTGAATTGCAGGCGCGCATCAAGGCGTTGTTGCGCCGCGCGCAGTTCGGTCAGGAACGCAACGGCGGCGAAGTGCTGGCCTTCGATGACTGGCGCCTGGACATGGTCAGCCATCGACTGTTCCACACCGACGGTGAAGAAGTGATTCTGTCCGGCGCCGATTTCGCGTTGCTGAAACTGTTCCTCGACCACCCCCAGGAAATCCTCGATCGAGACACCATCGGCAACGCCACCCGGGGTCGCGATTTGATGCCGTTGGACCGCATCGTCGACATGGCGGTCAGCCGTTTGCGTCAACGCCTGCGTGACACTGAAAAACCGCCACGATTGATTCGCACCGTGCGCGGCAGCGGCTATCAACTGGCCGCCAATGTGATTGCCAGCAATGGCCACTGA